The Cylindrospermopsis curvispora GIHE-G1 genome contains a region encoding:
- a CDS encoding Uma2 family endonuclease: protein MSQPSTTTQNVTPPREPFNLPDHTQLPDSDDDFVKNFQEHPQSIILTTSIEPLLKKIHPNGDYCIGQDSGIYWRFTEPPEKGVEAPDWFYVPGVPSRLNGQLRRSYVLWKEKVPPFIVIEFASKNGKEEKDSSPPPEGDEIDPETGKPKKAGKFWVYEQAVKIPYYAIFNGFKGTLEVYHLERKRYKEIKANRRGHYAIPEMGIELGILYDNQKPPTPWLRWWDNKGNLLLTGNELAEQAEVIAIRERLAREQAETIASQERLAKERAETIAYQERLAKERAETIAYQERLAKEQERQQKEKLAAYLRSLGIDPEKI, encoded by the coding sequence GTGTCCCAACCTTCAACTACCACCCAAAATGTAACCCCCCCTAGGGAACCTTTCAACCTACCAGACCATACCCAGTTACCGGACTCCGATGACGATTTTGTGAAAAATTTCCAAGAACACCCGCAAAGCATAATATTAACCACATCAATTGAACCATTACTGAAAAAAATCCATCCCAATGGAGATTATTGTATAGGGCAGGATAGTGGCATATATTGGCGGTTCACAGAACCTCCAGAAAAAGGGGTAGAAGCACCAGACTGGTTCTATGTTCCCGGAGTGCCATCCAGATTAAATGGGCAATTGAGAAGGTCATATGTGCTATGGAAGGAAAAAGTACCTCCCTTCATAGTGATAGAATTCGCGTCTAAAAATGGAAAGGAGGAAAAAGACAGTTCCCCTCCACCAGAAGGGGATGAAATAGATCCAGAAACCGGGAAACCAAAAAAAGCGGGGAAGTTTTGGGTGTATGAACAAGCGGTAAAGATACCATATTATGCCATATTTAATGGTTTTAAGGGTACACTAGAGGTATATCATTTAGAGAGAAAAAGATACAAAGAAATAAAGGCGAATAGGCGAGGACACTATGCCATACCAGAGATGGGTATAGAATTGGGAATACTGTATGACAACCAGAAACCACCCACACCGTGGTTAAGATGGTGGGATAATAAGGGGAATCTCTTATTGACAGGAAATGAGCTTGCGGAACAAGCGGAAGTTATCGCTATTCGTGAGCGTCTGGCTAGAGAGCAAGCAGAAACTATCGCATCTCAAGAGCGTCTCGCTAAAGAGCGAGCAGAAACTATCGCATATCAAGAGCGTCTCGCTAAAGAGCGAGCAGAAACTATCGCATATCAAGAGCGTCTCGCTAAAGAACAGGAACGCCAACAAAAAGAAAAACTAGCTGCTTATCTACGCTCCCTTGGCATTGACCCGGAGAAAATATAA
- a CDS encoding glycosyltransferase family 2 protein: protein MSIKQVAIIVVTWNKIRDVSFLIEDIKKLDLNEISINVFVVDNNSSDGTETHLNKYYSFVKVLQTGDNLGGSGGFSYGMDYVKELEYDYVWLLDNDVRLDTQSLLNLVDTLNYYPDIGLVGSQIRKLDQPNIIQDLGMFIYYKKAHVKGNFSDNTIESAINNLSHLNSQTGYIDVDFCSAASLLVRKEVIQQIGVFEDYFLHFDDTEWCLRAKKVGWSVVVNPSSIVWHSSPDFKQRPWISYYDERNLCYCWQKYFPDLLLKRIRVLLPKLIYYSITGRFFWVSTHLMGLDDFISGIKGRMPAPLPYKQLSIEEVLDNNLRVTVQASLYQDQFESQILDQINSLIDKERFTVFNKNKSLLYTSYMWLLSCFHKSFDLALVSCYQTEVWQFNLARKVYFFTGSGYVLVNTSIINLARAAITTFLRLLKIYWQIHKLTSKKSIMLDLNRIM from the coding sequence ATGAGTATCAAGCAAGTAGCCATCATTGTCGTCACCTGGAATAAAATAAGGGATGTTTCTTTTTTGATAGAGGATATAAAGAAGCTAGATTTGAATGAAATAAGTATTAATGTTTTCGTTGTTGACAATAATTCAAGTGATGGTACAGAAACACATTTAAACAAATACTACTCCTTTGTTAAGGTTCTGCAAACAGGCGATAATTTGGGAGGTTCTGGAGGTTTTTCTTATGGTATGGACTACGTAAAAGAATTAGAATACGACTATGTTTGGTTGCTAGATAATGATGTTAGATTGGATACCCAATCTTTGCTTAATTTGGTAGATACCTTGAACTATTACCCTGATATTGGTTTAGTTGGGTCTCAAATAAGGAAGTTAGATCAACCGAACATTATTCAAGACCTAGGTATGTTCATATACTATAAAAAAGCACATGTCAAAGGAAACTTTAGCGATAACACTATTGAATCAGCTATTAATAATTTAAGTCATTTAAATTCCCAAACTGGTTATATTGATGTTGACTTCTGTTCTGCTGCATCCTTACTAGTTCGTAAAGAAGTTATTCAGCAGATAGGAGTATTTGAAGACTACTTCTTGCATTTTGACGACACCGAGTGGTGTTTGAGAGCGAAAAAAGTTGGCTGGTCAGTTGTAGTTAATCCGTCATCTATTGTTTGGCATTCCTCACCCGATTTTAAGCAGCGTCCCTGGATTAGTTATTATGATGAGCGGAATTTGTGTTACTGTTGGCAAAAATACTTTCCGGATCTTTTATTGAAGAGAATCAGGGTTTTGCTTCCAAAGTTAATCTACTATTCTATAACAGGTCGTTTTTTCTGGGTTAGCACTCACTTAATGGGACTAGATGATTTTATTTCTGGTATCAAGGGTAGGATGCCAGCACCTCTACCATATAAACAATTATCAATAGAGGAAGTACTTGACAATAATTTAAGGGTTACAGTCCAAGCTAGTCTTTATCAAGATCAGTTTGAGTCTCAAATTTTGGATCAAATAAACTCATTAATTGATAAGGAAAGATTTACTGTTTTTAACAAAAACAAAAGTTTATTATACACCAGTTATATGTGGCTTCTGTCTTGCTTTCATAAGTCATTTGATTTAGCTCTTGTTAGCTGTTACCAAACAGAAGTTTGGCAATTTAATCTAGCCAGAAAGGTCTATTTTTTCACAGGATCAGGCTACGTTTTGGTGAATACTAGTATTATTAACTTAGCCAGAGCAGCAATAACAACATTTTTGAGGTTACTTAAGATTTATTGGCAAATACATAAATTAACTAGTAAGAAATCAATTATGTTAGATTTGAATAGGATAATGTAA
- a CDS encoding glycosyltransferase family 2 protein, whose amino-acid sequence MSITVSIILVNYNGADVLVDCLKSINKFVPGYNCEVIVVDNASQDNSIDIIENKFPNVQLIKLTKNVGFGAGNNAGAKVAKGEFLFLLNTDTIITSNILPHLVDLMEKNPTVGIIGPKLLFPDGRFQISFSPKISIKGELEARKLHRYAESRTKLALLENNFQEIQEVDIVVGAAFFIRGDLFRTLGGFDEKFFMYFEESDLCQRAKNIGYQILYTPKISLIHIRGYSTSKLANPMAVEYRRSQLYYYQKHRPLWERLTLRIYLLISFLYKFTITSNPYCWQIIILVLKPK is encoded by the coding sequence ATGAGCATAACTGTATCAATTATCCTAGTCAATTATAATGGAGCAGATGTTTTAGTGGATTGTTTAAAATCCATCAACAAATTTGTTCCTGGGTATAATTGCGAAGTTATAGTAGTGGATAACGCTTCTCAAGACAACAGCATAGACATTATTGAAAATAAATTTCCCAATGTCCAGCTGATAAAACTAACAAAAAATGTTGGTTTTGGAGCTGGAAACAATGCTGGAGCAAAGGTAGCTAAGGGTGAATTCCTATTTTTATTGAATACCGATACTATAATCACCAGTAATATTCTTCCCCATTTGGTGGACCTAATGGAAAAAAATCCAACTGTGGGAATTATTGGGCCTAAACTTTTGTTCCCAGACGGTAGGTTTCAAATCTCGTTTTCACCTAAAATTAGTATTAAAGGTGAGTTGGAAGCTAGAAAGTTACACAGATATGCCGAATCTCGAACCAAATTAGCTCTACTAGAAAATAATTTTCAAGAGATACAGGAAGTAGATATTGTTGTTGGAGCAGCATTTTTTATTCGCGGGGACTTGTTTCGGACATTAGGTGGTTTTGACGAAAAATTTTTCATGTACTTTGAAGAGTCTGATTTATGTCAAAGGGCTAAAAATATAGGATATCAAATCTTATATACCCCTAAAATATCTCTAATTCATATTCGAGGATATTCGACAAGTAAGCTCGCCAATCCAATGGCCGTAGAATATAGACGCAGCCAATTGTACTACTACCAAAAACATCGTCCTCTGTGGGAAAGATTGACTTTGCGAATCTATCTTTTGATAAGTTTCTTATATAAATTTACAATAACATCCAATCCTTATTGTTGGCAAATTATTATCCTAGTCTTGAAACCTAAGTAA
- the glf gene encoding UDP-galactopyranose mutase, protein MLSSMFDFLIVGAGFAGCTLANCIATHLDKKVLVIDTRSHIGGNAYDCYDKAGILIHRYGSHIFHTNSKKIIDYLSRFTEWRVYQHEVLARVDGELYPIPINLNTINKLYGFNFNSQQLSDFYEQIRERYDRIENSEQAVVGKVGTDLYERFFKNYTYKQWNLWPHELDASVCARIPVRTNKDNRYFSDKYQMMPVDGYTKMFERMLDNPNIKFMLNTSFQEVEKWLKFDHLIYTGPIDQFFDYKFGRLPYRSLKFQFETHDIEYFQPVAVVNYPNDYDFTRIVESKHITGQKHSKTTIYYEFPQSEGDPYYPVPRPENRELFQKYKDEADKLQTVTFVGRLAQYQYYNMDQVVAAALTVFENRISKLY, encoded by the coding sequence ATGCTAAGTAGTATGTTTGACTTTTTAATTGTTGGAGCTGGTTTTGCCGGTTGTACTTTAGCTAACTGCATAGCTACACATTTAGACAAAAAAGTACTAGTTATAGATACACGGAGTCACATTGGTGGTAACGCTTACGATTGCTATGATAAAGCGGGTATTTTAATTCATCGATACGGGTCGCATATATTTCATACGAATAGCAAAAAAATCATTGACTACCTTTCTCGGTTTACAGAATGGCGAGTTTATCAACATGAAGTTTTAGCAAGGGTTGATGGCGAACTTTATCCAATTCCTATCAACCTGAATACCATTAACAAGCTGTATGGATTTAATTTTAACAGTCAGCAACTATCAGATTTTTATGAACAAATCAGAGAGAGATACGACAGGATTGAAAACTCAGAACAAGCTGTAGTTGGTAAAGTAGGAACTGACTTATATGAAAGGTTCTTCAAGAATTACACCTATAAACAGTGGAATCTTTGGCCTCACGAATTGGATGCTTCAGTATGTGCGCGTATTCCAGTCAGAACCAATAAGGATAATAGATATTTTAGTGATAAGTATCAAATGATGCCTGTCGATGGCTATACAAAGATGTTTGAAAGGATGTTAGACAATCCTAATATTAAATTCATGCTCAATACCAGTTTTCAAGAAGTTGAGAAATGGCTAAAATTTGACCACCTAATATACACTGGCCCTATTGATCAGTTTTTTGACTACAAATTTGGTAGATTGCCTTATAGGTCACTGAAGTTTCAATTTGAAACTCACGATATTGAATATTTTCAGCCAGTAGCTGTTGTGAACTATCCTAACGATTATGATTTTACTCGCATAGTTGAATCCAAACATATAACTGGACAAAAACACAGTAAAACCACAATTTACTATGAATTCCCACAATCTGAAGGGGATCCCTACTATCCTGTGCCCCGTCCGGAAAACCGTGAGTTGTTTCAAAAGTATAAAGATGAAGCTGACAAACTGCAAACAGTAACATTTGTTGGGAGACTAGCACAATATCAATATTACAATATGGATCAAGTCGTTGCTGCTGCTTTAACGGTGTTTGAAAATAGAATTAGTAAATTATACTAA
- a CDS encoding glycosyltransferase family 4 protein, producing the protein MNTRPNSSQLLINLSVILPQPTGISNYALNLIPYLKTLQPTLLTPKNYPNFNCYPVPPNLTPAQGIKGHLNRVIWTQWQLPKIYHQLKSQLLFSPIPEAPIYTKCHSIVMGHDMIPLRFPQPFSPLTLYHRYYTPQVFKQAQHIICNSQATADDIMEFHQVPGSKITPIPLACDSSHFQFLNLPTRNYFLYIGRQHPYKNLRRLIVAFSTIPHRNDYELWLVGPTDKRYTPLLQTQIQTLGIDHLVKFLNYLPYKELPIIINQALALVFPSLWEGFGLPVLEAMACGTPVITSNISSLPEVTGDAAILINPYDPQEIATAMTTIIYDSDCRKQLSKLGIKRASEFSWQKTGMATVEVFKNYI; encoded by the coding sequence ATGAACACACGTCCAAATTCATCCCAATTACTGATCAACCTATCGGTTATTCTCCCCCAGCCAACTGGTATTAGTAACTATGCTCTAAACCTCATTCCCTATTTAAAAACACTCCAACCGACCCTGCTCACACCTAAAAACTACCCCAATTTTAACTGTTACCCTGTTCCCCCTAATCTCACCCCTGCACAGGGAATAAAAGGACATTTAAACCGTGTAATTTGGACCCAATGGCAACTGCCAAAAATCTATCACCAGCTGAAATCGCAACTTCTCTTCTCCCCCATTCCTGAAGCACCTATCTATACTAAATGTCACTCCATTGTCATGGGACATGACATGATACCCCTACGTTTTCCTCAACCCTTTTCTCCCCTGACTCTCTATCACCGTTACTATACTCCCCAGGTTTTTAAGCAAGCTCAACATATTATTTGTAATTCTCAAGCTACTGCTGATGATATCATGGAATTTCATCAAGTACCCGGTAGCAAAATAACACCTATTCCTTTAGCTTGTGACTCTTCCCACTTCCAGTTTCTTAACCTCCCAACTCGTAACTATTTTTTATATATTGGTCGTCAGCATCCATATAAAAATCTTCGGCGTCTAATCGTTGCATTCTCCACCATACCCCATAGAAATGATTATGAACTCTGGTTAGTTGGCCCTACAGATAAACGTTACACTCCCTTGTTACAAACCCAAATTCAAACATTGGGAATAGATCATTTAGTTAAATTTCTTAATTACTTACCATATAAAGAATTACCAATTATTATTAATCAAGCCCTGGCTTTAGTCTTTCCCAGTTTATGGGAAGGTTTTGGGTTACCCGTATTGGAAGCCATGGCCTGTGGTACTCCTGTTATTACTTCTAATATTTCTTCTCTCCCAGAAGTAACAGGAGATGCGGCTATTCTAATTAATCCCTATGATCCACAGGAAATAGCCACAGCAATGACAACTATTATTTATGATTCTGATTGTAGAAAACAGCTTTCAAAATTGGGGATTAAGCGAGCAAGTGAATTTAGTTGGCAAAAAACTGGAATGGCAACGGTGGAAGTTTTTAAAAACTATATTTAG